A genomic window from Lotus japonicus ecotype B-129 chromosome 1, LjGifu_v1.2 includes:
- the LOC130734667 gene encoding uncharacterized protein LOC130734667 codes for MLQFPAFMTQYPMSTRTIPTSFLLPSQWPQPQNEEFLLAMEESDFEEKCNEIRKMNSNLIMIGKTTNENEKEEFDNEADDDDADNAEESEGEEFEQETG; via the exons ATGTTGCAGTTTCCGGCGTTTATGACACAATACCCAATGTCGACGAGGACGATTCCGACGTCGTTTCTGCTACCCTCGCAGTGGCCCCAGCCCCAAAACGAAGAATTCCTCCTCGCCATGGAGGAGTCTGATTTCGAAGAAAAG TGCAATGAGATCAGGAAGATGAACAGCAACCTGATTATGATAGGGAAAACCACCAATGAAAATGAGAAGGAAGAATTTGACAACGAGgccgatgatgatgatgctgacAATGCAGAGGAATCTGAGGGTGAAGAATTTGAGCAAGAAACTGGTTGA